The genomic DNA ctaaaaaataaaaaaaataaataaaaagtcaggtaaaaatacaagacaaagtgtttagaaaatttggaatataccaaaaaaaaaaaaaaaaaaggaaataaataacacCTATAGTCCTACTGCACATAAATACCATTAATGTCCTGGTGTGTACACTTCCAGTTTCTCCTAggtatatgtctatttttttaagtttatttattttgagagacagagagagggagggaggacgtgtgtgtgcacatgagtgggggaggggcagacagcaagggagagagagggaatcccaaacaggctccacactgtcagcacagagcccgacacaggactcgaactcatgaaccatgagatcatgacctgaaccgagatcaagagtcggacccttgaccgactgagccatccaggcaccccggcatatgtctatttttaatattaaaaatattaaggccATAGCATATAAAAAATTTTGTATACTGCTTTTTTCACTTCCTGATATTTTATGAGAATTTCCTCCAccatttattctttgaaaacattatttttaatggctgcataatagcCCACTGTATAGATATGTACATACACTTCTGCTATTCTTAGTgatcatttaggttgtttcctgtttttaaaaaggtataaacaCTGCTATTAAGATCCTTGtacagggggagcctgggtggctcagtcagttaaacatccaactcttgatttcagctcaggtcatgatcttgcggtttgtgggtttgagccccatatcagtctccacattgacagtgcagagcctgcttgagattctccctttctctctctctttctctctctctctctctgccccaactccATTCGTgggtgtgcacgctctctctctcaaaataaataagcttttaaaaaatttaaaaaaaatctttgtacaGAAATTTGACCGCATCTCTGCTACTTTGTATGGATTTCTGGAAGTGATATTATAGGCTTGAAGAGTTTTGAACATTTTCAAGGTTCTTGATAATATTGCCAAATACTCCTCCAGAAAAGCTGACCAATTTACATCCCAGTTTTTCAACTAAAAGCCTTAATATTTTTCAACTCAAGATTTTCAACtcaaatttttgagaaaaatgttaaaacctGGAGAGAAACTTCTCTGTATACTTCGAAAAGTCCATTCTGCCAGTCTTTCAAATAACCCCTTCCTGTGTCAGGGCTTTTCACCTCATTTTTATAAGATCACAGAACCATATTTTCTCCTATCcattcatgtttccttttctgaCTCCAGATATGGGTTTTTGTATCTTCCAGGTTCAAGTATGGGACACAGCAGGTCAGGAACGCTTCCGCAAAAGCATGGTCGAGCATTACTACCGCAATGTGCATGCAGTGGTCTTCGTCTATGACGTCACCAAGATGACATCCTTCACCAACCTCAAAATGTGGATCCAAGAATGCAACGGGCATGCTGTGCCCCCACTAGTCCCCAAAGTGCTTGTGGGCAACAAGTGTGACTTGAGGGAACAGATCCAGGTGCCCTCCAACTTAGCCCTGAAATTTGCCGATGCCCACAACATGCTCTTGTTTGAGACTTCGGCCAAGGACCCCAAAGAGAGCCAGAACGTGGAGTCAATTTTCATGTGCCTGGCTTGCCGATTAAAGGCTCAGAAATCCCTGCTCTATCGTGATGCTGAGAGGCAGCAGGGGAAGGTGCAGAAACTGGAGTCCCCACAGGAAGCTAACAGCAAAGCTTCCTGTCCTTGTTGAAACCAAATGGTGTAAATACAAGATCAATTATTACTGgagttttttctttccctttttttttcctgtgcctgCAAAAATGCTGACATCTGCTTGTTTCCATACaaattgatattaaaataaaatttgtatagatTATCACACGCCTTGATGTCTTGCTTTCCGCCAAGAAGACATTTCTGATTGTTAGGAGTAGAAGAGGCAGCTCGCCCTACTAGAACAATAATGCTTTGCCAAGGCACACGCCCTACTAGACTTCTATGCCACCTGAATCATTTGAGTCACTTCTTCAGGACTAATTCATTCTGTCATTCAGTGTCATCAGTGGGCAGAAACACCCAGAGAGGGTGGAATATAGACCAGATATGTGGAAGGATAGAGAAGTCTTGAAAGGAGATGCTAACTTATATTTCCTAGGTTCCCTGGATGTTGAGAGTAGGCTGCTCTCTCCTCATTtcccaaagtttaaaaataaaaagtataggtTGCCCAAGGGGCCCAGTTGCTTCCAAAGTAGATAAATCCtgcctcccatttttttttttttttaccaagcaGTCTGTGACAGCCAGAGTGGTATTTTCCCCCTACCCTTTCTTGAAGAGGGCAGGGCTCAAGCTAACAAATATCTGTTATGCCCCCAGATCCTTGCTAGGTGCTATGGAGGAAACATAACAAGGGGAGGATTTGTCCCCTGTTTCCAAAGACGCTCTGATCTGGTTGTGGAAACAATGCCCATACTGAAACTACTtgagaacaaaaattaaacaatatcaCCAAGTTTGAGGCTGTGCTATGGGAATTGAGAGCATTATGTACTCAATGATAGGAAGGAGCCActgaaaaataacttattttgtaTGTTGAATAAAGTGTTTCATCTGGTTTGGTGGCAGGGGGGGAGTGGCCAAAGTAGGGAGGCAGGAATGACCTTGGGGGTTGAATGAAAGGACGAAAGCTGAGCAGCCCTAGTGGGGGAGCTGAGGATAGGGAGGCGTACAAAAAGAGGCAGGACAGTTTGTTGCTCTTTGAGGCAGTGGGAGTTTTTGTGGTTTTCCAGCAGGAATCCTGTAGGTATTTGTTAAATGTCTGGTCCTATGGATGTGAAAGTCCCTTGTCCAATTGTTAAAGTAATTAAGAGTGGCTATAAAGGCATAGCTATAACAGCCTCAGAAAGATTTATTTCAGgggtactctttttttaaaatgtttatttctgagacagagagagacagaccatgagtgggggggggcagagagagagggagacagaatcagaaggaggctccaggctctgagctgtcagcacagagcccgacgcagggcttgaacttatggaccgtgagatcatgacctgagccgaagtcggtcactcaaccgactgagccacccaggcgcccctattttttttttttaatgtttatttatttctgggacagagagagacagagcatgagtgggggaggggcagagagagagggagacacagaatcagaagcaggtgtTTCAGGGGTACTCTTTAAGGCTGCTCTCTTGTCAGAAGCCCATGGGGAGTAGGTCCCAGGCAGACAACCCCTGAGCACTTTCCTCTGGTAGGCGAACCCAGGTCTGTCCCCtatcctcctccccacccccaccccagcaaaaGATCATATATTTCAGAAGCACCTCCCACCCAAACAAATCGCCTGTCTGGTCCTGCCTAGTTGTCCTTACAGCCCTCTTCCTCCAGAACTGGCTAACTCCCCACCCtatccccatcccacccccacctggccTCAGGCTGAGTCCCAGTCACCGGTTTGGTTTTCATTACTTGGCTTCTGCCTTGATCCGTCTTTGAAGCCTGCCTAGTACCCCAGTTAGggctaggttttgttttgtttttttttactagttgtccccacccaacaccctgccccTGAATCTCACCCAAGGGGCTAGGAGCCTGTTGTCTGTTGGTGAACTGCTTGCTGAGCCCCCTGTTGCTATACTTCTCCCCAACTGACTTGGGCCTTGGGCCTTGTCTCAGACTTCAGATGCTGAGTCCTTACCCAGGACACGACCTGCTGTTGTGTGGTGTCTTTTGGCTCTTGACTTGGCTGCAGGGCTGGACCATCTCTCAGTTGCTGCAGGTACACTTATCCATTCTGATGGTTACATTTCAGTCTGGGTCTTGGCCTGTCTTGTTCAGGGTCCTTCTCTGCCGTAACAGGGTCAAGATAACAACATTCTGAGTCCTCTAATCAGGATTGCCTCTTCTAGACCGGAATTGCCTCTGACACctttcagtcattcaacaaatatttactgaccatCTACTATGAGCCACTGTGCTAAGCCCTGGGGATAATGCAGGCGAACAATTTAAATCCTGCTTTCACAAAGGAGATAGACACTATACAAGAAGTGAGATACATAATGAGAGAATTTGAGAGCAATAAGGACTCTCAGGGTCATAAAACAGGGTAAATGGATGGAaagtgagggaggtgggggaagggcaacaTATTAGATACAGTGATCACAACAGGTATCTTTGAAGAGgtaacatttgagctgagacctgaatggaGAGGAGCAACCAGGTATGAGGTCAGAACGAGAACCCCAGGCTGAAGAAACAGCAAatgccaaggccctgaggcagaagtgaGGTTGGTGTGcttgagaaacagaaaggaggctAGTGGGAGCAAGGGAGAGCATGTGGGCGATGAGGTTGAGAAGTAGGTGAGGCCAGGTCTGTTGGGTTGGAGTTTTATTTAAGTGCAGTGGGAAGTGAGTGGAAGGTTTTATCATTACCTAGACTCAATAGCCTTTGGTAAGATTCAGCAGGCTTGCTGACCAGCAAGAGCAAAAAGCCTCTACTTTCCTTAGCTCTTCTGAGAGGAATAGACACCTTTCCTGGATGACTCCTGAATGTGGGCCTTAGGACTGTCATTTCCATACTGGATGCCCCCCACCTTAAAAATCAGACTCTGAACTTCCCCAAGACTATCATCTTTTGGTCCTGCCAAGGCTCTGGTAATTTTGCTCTGAATAGAAGGTGCTCACCAATCCTACCTGCCTCTGTCCTCTGAGCCTCACCTGCGTGATCCTGTCCTTTCCTGCAGTAATGACATTGTTCTCCCTCAGGTGTCTGGGAACAGCCAAGAAGTCCTGGGGCTTCCCACTGTGACCCTGGGAATCCTGAGAACCTCCAGGCTCCACCCAGTCTCCTAGCCCTAGAGCTTGCTGCTGGCATCAGCAGGGTGGCACAATGGCACTCAAGCCTCCATCAGAAGGAGCAAAAGGATTTGGGAATGGGCTGATCCCAGAATGCCACCAGAGGAAGGGGACTAAGGAGGCCAGAGAATCATGACATCCTTGTTGCTGTTGAGGGTGTTGAGGAGCAGGGAGAATCAAGTGAAGTGAGGTGCTTCCAGGCCTCTCATGCAGTCTCACTATGTCTCTGGAATGATCCATGATAGCCAGTATGTCTCCTCTACAGATCGTCTTCACTTTTCAGAGCTACACCCTTGAGTCTTGCCCTGTGTAACAGAGACAGGACCCAGAGAAATAACTACCAACAGTTGAAtgcctattatatgccaggctctgtgctaacacaaCACATTCCTTCACTAGCTCATTTAGTGTTCCTTCCCCGTGAGGTGCGGATaacaatttccattttacatatatgaatatagatGTACTGATTTAGTGACTTGTCCAATATAGTAAGTGGTGAGGCAAGATCTGTCTCACTTCAAGTCTGGGCTCTTTCTATGATATTATACTGTCATTCCAGGTAGCTCCAAGCTCCAGAACCTTTGCAGGGATTTCAGGTTCACTCTAGCCGGTCCCCCTGATCCACAGGGGTTTGGCAAGCAGGCCGTTCAATAACCAGGTGGCCAGCCTGGGACATTCCTCCTTGAATGGGATGCCCCTGGCCAGATTCTTCCAAGAAGCCCAAGTGGCTGACAGAAGTGTCAGCTCTGGGACAAAGGACCCCCTAAGATGTCCTTGCCCTAGACAATAAGCTGGGAACCACACAGCCAGGTGGACTCTGCTGCTCAGCCTTTAGGGCTACAGGATTTGTCACTGGGCCCCCCAGAACTACCCGTCCCCCAGCATCTGTGCATTTGCTCAGGCCCCCACATTCAGCCTGACGACTGGCTCTGGCCAAGTTCATGAGGCAGAGGACTCTCTCAGCAGGATCCTTCGGTCAGACAGCCCAGCACCAGATCCTGCTCTGAGCACACCACCGAGAGCAGTGCCCGGGAGGGACACCTAGCCCAGAAGAGCTGGAGAAGCCCACCCCCCACGTGAAGCTGACTTCAGACCACCCTGAGTACGGGGTGGGATGGAGGGCGTGGAGGTGTGCCGAGAGCTCCCTGGAGAGCACGGCTCAGCTTCTCTAGCAACAGTGGCAGATGCAGAAAGAGGCCAACGATTATTCTCTTGTAACCCCTGAGGGGACAGGGTTGCTGCCTTAACTTCTAGAAGCTCTTCTCCACTCACCATCCCTCATCCCCCCACTGGGAGAGGCCTTGCTCTCTGGAGGGCTGGCCCAGGCTCCACTGGtttcaaatctttttatttttatttttatttttaaagttttatttatttattttgagagagcgagagagcaagtgaacatgaccggggggggggggggaggggcagagagagagaatcccaagcaggctccacactgtcagtgcagagcctggtatggggctcgagctcattaactgcaagatcatgacctgaaccaaaatcaggagttggatgcttaaccgactgagccacccagggggccctcAAATCTTGTTTTGTCCACGACCCTAACGACTGGCAGTGGGGCAGTAGTGTTGAGCCAGGATCCCAGAAATTTCCCTAGATTACAGGCTTCCAAATGCTGGCTCGTAGACAACTGCATGAAAACTGTCGGCAacctgttaaaatacagatttcctgGGACACTAATGCCACTCTGATCTACTACATCTGGGAGCAGGGCTCAGgaatttgttgtttctttaaagttttacttaattaatttatttagagagagagcatggggcagggaccgagagggagagagagaatcccaagtaggctccatgctacacggggcttgaacccgtgaattgtgagatcatgatctgagcctaaatcaagagttggacgctaaactgactgagccacccaggcaccctggaatttgtatttttaaaatgtctatagttgATTCTCATGTGCCTCCAGgcctcctctctctggctctctctccttctctgtggtTAAGTGGGTATCCTCAGGCTTCCTGATGAACTCTAAAATCAGAAACTACTTTTCCCAAGCCAGAGCTTCATGGAACCCAGCCTGGTAAGGTGGATCCTTTCAGTGTCTTTTCTTAAGATAAATGAAAGTGTTTCAGTTATATCAAATGTCCTTGCACTGTTTGTCTGAAATTACTAGGCAAGTGCCTTTTAACCCTGAGAGACAACTGAAGAACTAATCCGGAGTATAAACACCTCTATGTTGTGAGGACCATGCTGGATGCAAGGCACAGATTAATTCAGTAGAGAAACTGCATGTCTGTTGTGTGCCCTCTGCTGGTTAAAATGAATGAAGGTTGGAAAGTGTTTACCAGTAGGAGTTTTTCTGACTGGTACCGACCATTTCCTGGGTTGGAAGCCCATCTGAAGGAGCTAATCCTGGTCCCAGTCTCGGCACTTAGACACCTGAAACTAGAAGggttactaattaaaaaaaaaaagctttatgaaggtataattcatatatataaaactgaGCTTATTTAATTTATACAACTTAATGAGTTTGGACATAGGCATATGCCCATAAAATCATTACCAtaatcaaggtaataaacatatccatcacctccaaaagtttctttgtgctttttttgtgtgtactttttttttgtttaagaacacttaaaatttgttaagaggggaGAGCTCATGTTAAGCTTACTCTTCTAAGTAAGCTACCTCTATCAAATCACTGGGGTTCAACTCTCCTAAGGGAAATCTGTGAACCCTGGTAGGAACTACTAGCGTGGcagcagggaggaagaggagacattGAGAAGCAGCTCATCTGCCCAGGGAGAGAAGTTTTGAAGCTGGGTAGGTAAGGAGGCCTGAGAGCCTTAAGAGACACCATTGAGGGCACAAGGATGCTCCTCTACACCATGACACAGTCTTGAAATAGACTGGGAAACAGACCTCATGACTGAGCTCTCCAGTTGGTACTTAATCCCTTCCCTAGTGACTAAGTATGTGACCCTTTGCATTTAATCTTAAAGTACTGGAGGAAGTGCCAGGTAAAAGCATAGGTAAGAAATCTGGCCTACCTGATCCTTACCCACCAATCCCAGGTGGAAATCTCAATGCTTCACAACCACCTCTGAGGCACAGAATGATCACAGTAGCTTGTTCAGGGTCACAATGCTGCCCAGTGTTAGAGCAGGGTATAGCCCAGGTCCGTCTAACTGCACAGCTAGAGCCACAATGCTAACTTCTCTTATTCGTCTCTATTTCTCGTAAGCCTGAGAGAAAGATGCGCTCCTGGGCCTGAGACTAAGGACTCCACCCCTGCTGCACTTACACCAAGTAATAGATGAAATGGGAGTGGATGCTAGGCACTGGGTCTTGAGCTAGTGAAATCACTATTAGCTCAGGTATAGGCCCAGAACCTGGGGGCAGGGACTGAGCAGGCAGCCAGGGATCAAACTGTCCTCCAAGGAGTGAGGGCAGGATAAGGAGATGGAAAGTCTAGGAATGGGCTGGCTTTAACAAttggaactgttttctttttttttttttttcattaaaaatttttttttaattttatttatttttgagagagagagagaaagacagagcacaagtgagggagacgcaaagggagagggagacacagaatccgaagcagggtccaggctctgagctgtcagtacagagcccgacgtggggcttgaactcacaaactgtgagatcatgacctgagatgaagtcggacgcttaaccgactgagcttaaccgactgagccatccaggcgcccctggaactgTTTTCAAAAGGGGTATTTTAGAAGAGCTTCTTTGCACCATTTGAGATGGGAAGAAATGACCTCTAAgattctttccagttttccattCCAATGTACAGTGTGATCATGCATTAGGTTTTTTTCAAGGTCCACGTGTATTTTAAGCCCCCTATGAAGACAATGCAGTTTTAGGCCTCTGAATAAGGATTGCTTATTTGTCTACAGATTGTAAGTCAGcgctggggtgcttgggtggctcagtcggttgagcattcgacttcagctcaggtgatgatggCATagttcgtggctttgagccccacgttgggctttgcactgacagcccggagcctgcttcagattctgtctccctttctctaccccttccctgtttgtgcgcactctctctctctcaaaaataaacattaaaaaattaaaaaataaaaaggagtcagCTTTGAAATTGTGCTtgttttcattaatgaaaatgcTCAGATTTGACTAAAACCAGGGCAGGGAGGATGATGTTTCCGTAACATGAACAAGTCAGTACTTTCtgataccattttattttcagaatgacAAGTGAACTCAGtttgtttatatgtaaaatgggattGAAAATCATCTTTACAAgacttttttgaaagtttaactAAGATAACATATGTGAAATGTAGTTTAtagaaaaaattcatatattataCTTATTCAATTTCCCTGATACGAAGGGCgcagggaagaaatgaaaatagaagacaTTCAGGTTTTTCCTGATCATTCAGTTTTGAAAATGAATCTGCATTGAATATATTCTGGTTTTAAATTATTCAGAACTGAGATAATTTGACCACAAAGCCACTTGAAAGTCAccaaaagaactaaataaactttgaaaatcacTTCACACTGTGGTCTTTAGGACATTTGATCCAATCAATATCAGACAACTGATTAAATAGCCTAATTTTCTAAGCTTAAGATATTTACTGATTCACTCAAGAATTCTTATGCTCTGAGGCTCCAAAGGTTTGCGAAACAGAATTACCTCATTCTATTGTCAacattttatcaagaaaagaaacttaaaatgtaCAACTTAAAATGTTCCTTCTATAATGAATGTAGTCAGGTAGATATGTTGGAGAAttggagaagggagaagatgaTAAGGGGCAAACAGCAATTCCAAGATTGAGTGACAATATCCTTTACCTCTGAAAACAagggtacttcttttttttta from Leopardus geoffroyi isolate Oge1 chromosome X, O.geoffroyi_Oge1_pat1.0, whole genome shotgun sequence includes the following:
- the RAB33A gene encoding ras-related protein Rab-33A isoform X1, whose amino-acid sequence is MAQPILGHGSLQPASAAGLASLELDSSLDQYVQIRIFKIIVIGDSNVGKTCLTFRFCGGTFPDKTEATIGVDFREKTVEIEGEKIKVIQTVQVWDTAGQERFRKSMVEHYYRNVHAVVFVYDVTKMTSFTNLKMWIQECNGHAVPPLVPKVLVGNKCDLREQIQVPSNLALKFADAHNMLLFETSAKDPKESQNVESIFMCLACRLKAQKSLLYRDAERQQGKVQKLESPQEANSKASCPC
- the RAB33A gene encoding ras-related protein Rab-33A isoform X2; the encoded protein is MAQPILGHGSLQPASAAGLASLELDSSLDQYVQIRIFKIIVIGDSNVGKTCLTFRFCGGTFPDKTEATIGVDFREKTVEIEGEKIKVQVWDTAGQERFRKSMVEHYYRNVHAVVFVYDVTKMTSFTNLKMWIQECNGHAVPPLVPKVLVGNKCDLREQIQVPSNLALKFADAHNMLLFETSAKDPKESQNVESIFMCLACRLKAQKSLLYRDAERQQGKVQKLESPQEANSKASCPC